One stretch of Gouania willdenowi chromosome 16, fGouWil2.1, whole genome shotgun sequence DNA includes these proteins:
- the mdc1 gene encoding mediator of DNA damage checkpoint protein 1, with protein sequence MLDEESKACKGMDATQAISDSILESDEEENENKRGKPLAKLCILKNQHIPEKEFPLFLGENVLGRDPSTCTLLLSAPSVSKQHATISVSVYRRRHAHNEMDMEALVWDRGSMNGTHKGRLKLTPNVRYALSDADGLLVADIPCRYVSCGPGAGSSQADANTIGSTNSGVEDSVTEEGRKDTSISGLRLTESPKRSPVRESCLLFEQTPNQQQGTLVPESDSDSENQTGGERLQKTYDSHKSSPKCSTFLSPASTTVPESEDESIITPSSSTSKRSQQHVCFTTEETEIVNDSVLENGTRSKGSDQHQIQEDIVLDKSGLHDSPSGSTNDAVPVFTMDSDSDVAEGEAAPSLGNTAQQSDRPPHLLRFDIDSDTDIDEDEDVPCRSFQSVPSSHKRVNTPPPVISHIQPEGIAVSSDSDKGEDAVMSDADAATKAKSTSFQSAADGASSEQLSDFHLDSDTDVDEETEQKENSDLGLVEPKPVPAVPQSLHIESDTDDDLPASTINKSATDAVVTEPHCAELDILSDSDTDVDDDDVPFPVAAVVSPQPKAAQSDSDANTDVDESAVAPVEDGANPPDVCADSDTDVEGKDTDIEEERVPGLQRENTPGMLAPFLQNCSTPIQLTDEVEEMETQAFTSSSSGTFRLAPEVRPVQMSPGSNSQAEDDFIVAETQSFILHPQAHQMSMETTNALVHDSALDKSQDNTSRVQSFQLGLSESSHLQSHDKALAIESPQSFPSVEVGVHLEETQAYAAFSNADNVSVDTTDDEEEEEAMTSGVFDREEQEDMALQATQAYISASCYDAGCEEEEEERQNSASTDTQPMDFTDSSTPTMAETQLMVPSLAVSLNVSSHVRFAQHSEVKHQKEEDQQHTLSETQPMQTTDTEDSDGGEFSPPLNEKEKSPKDELIIAATQPIQAHESPPTDVGEDVESDADSIPKSNLSIAEPLPRQDEVQSSMSAEGCTAESKNGQNQEEDLIQGCQNQKAEEQKTGLAPSMDAACADTQPAVIDEEEDSPDLILGPLKRKAKPLQIEDESQSQTSSEVCAGETQPLNQCKVEQSHEVNLNQASRKSEDEQSLEMESGKDDNVAKLRSQREKSQRDTRINNRDQGQMSRPQRGKKAKLAQRNEEKVAAQMEQQKEKEEEKKLHCEQVKVKKSKVLAKDKNEKNEKEPQTPARARRGTIRTGAPLISELPVSTQDDVPARRTRSHSNSSNSVSPERFALSSITKESKGRGRGRGGKRLSDTPQVTPVRTTRRRTIPAAEPQSTHVNPPEVISKPNLQSSVSSANRGRRGRKTELVSDSHNQVISESDTHSTPPERVGRRRKTERSSSQAYTQRSSTTRGQQQQVTISISEPAATDEQSLNQEEEFPKQEALYLKRNVRGQGQKPEKNNEEEALVPNVRKGSDEGKSKGKGKKKDWFNTTDNNDGGTEKAAESEGKIGSEFRSPAVQVKTRTRASSARAKKEESKNPSKEEEEVGNLGRRARGRSSAVPKMKKEVEEKEISNIIVTQDANMEASEPPPTPTSHLSRKRKASAVSSPAAKSPRSSAASPASVSGRLRAVSQVYKVLFTGVVDEAGEKVLARLGGVVANGVDDMNCLVTDKVRRTVKFLCAVAKGVPVVTTNWLEKSGKAGSFLDPNAFLVKDPEQEKKFSFCLSDSLKNAHQQLLLQGYEIHVTKSVKPEPAHMKEIISSSGATFLSKMPSSQKVLPQTLVISCEDDWPLCAPALSASLPVVTAEFILTGILQQSIDFQTHKLSAPMANLQPAAGRGRSRKKT encoded by the exons ATGCTGGACGAGGAAAGCAAGGCATGTAAAG GAATGGATGCTACACAGGCGATCAGTGACTCAATCCTGGAGTCAGATGAGGAAGAGAATGAGAATAAAAGAGGGAAACCATTGGCCAAGCTGTGCATCCTGAAAAATCAACACATCCCTGAGAAAG AGTTTCCACTGTTTTTGGGAGAGAACGTGCTGGGTCGTGATCCCAGCACCTGCACTCTGCTCCTGTCAGCACCCTCTGTATCCAAGCAGCATGCAACCATCAGTGTATCCGTCTATAGAAGAAGACACGCTCACAATGAAATGGACATGGAGGCTTTGGTTTGGGACAGAGGGAGCATGAACGGCACTCATAAAGGCCGGCTGAAGCTAACACCCAATGTGCGATACGCCCTCAGTGATGCTGACGGATTGCTGGTGGCTGACATCCCTTGTCGGTATGTCAGCTGTGGCCCCGGTGCTGGATCTTCTCAAGCAGACGCAAATACTATTGGGAGCACAAATTCAGGAGTGGAGGACAGTGTCACGGAGGAAGGCAGAAAAGACACAAGCATCTCGGGTTTAAGGCTGACAGAGTCACCCAAAAGGAGTCCTGTCAGAGAAAGCTGCTTACTTTTTGAGCAAACTCCAAACCAGCAGCAGGGGACTTTAGTACCAGAGTCTGATTCGGATTCAGAAAACCAAACAGGAGGCGAAAGACTGCAGAAGACTTACG ATTCTCATAAATCCAGTCCAAAGTGTTCAACTTTCCTGAGTCCTGCAAGCACCACAGTACCTGAAAG tgaGGATGAAAGCATCATCACACCGTCTTCCTCCACCAGTAAAAGGTCACAGCAACACGTTTGCTTTACCACTGAGGAGACGGAGATTGTAAACGATAGTGTATTAGAGAATGGAACACGTTCTAAGGGCAGTGACCAACATCAGATTCAAGAAGACATTGTTTTAGACAAATCTGGCCTGCACGATTCTCCTTCAGGATCCACCAATGATGCAGTTCCTGTATTTACCATGGACAGTGACTCTGATGTGGCAGAGGGGGAAGCAGCTCCATCCTTAGGCAACACAGCCCAGCAATCTGACAGGCCTCCTCATTTGCTCCGGTTTGACATTGACAGTGACACAGACATCGATGAGGATGAAGACGTGCCTTGTAGAAGTTTCCAAAGTGTTCCTTCCTCTCACAAGCGTGTCAACACCCCTCCTCCTGTAATTTCACATATTCAGCCTGAAGGCATCGCAGTGAGCAGTGATTCTGACAAGGGTGAAGATGCGGTCATGTCAGATGCTGATGCTGCCACAAAAGCAAAGTCCACATCATTTCAGAGTGCAGCTGATGGTGCTTCCTCAGAGCAGCTCAGCGATTTCCACCTTGACAGTGACACAGATGTGGATGAGGAGACGGAGCAAAAGGAAAACTCAGATTTAGGGTTAGTTGAGCCAAAACCTGTCCCTGCTGTCCCTCAAAGCTTACATATTGAAAGCGACACAGATGATGATCTCCCTGCATCAACCATCAATAAATCCGCTACAGATGCTGTTGTCACCGAACCACACTGTGCAGAGTTAGACATTCTCTCTGACAGTGACACAGATGTGGATGATGATGACGTTCCGTTTCCAGTGGCGGCCGTTGTCTCTCCTCAGCCAAAAGCTGCACAGTCCGACTCTGATGCAAATACTGATGTCGATGAGTCTGCTGTGGCTCCTGTGGAGGATGGTGCAAACCCACCTGATGTTTGTGCTGATAGTGATACAGATGTGGAAGGTAAGGATACAGATATCGAAGAGGAACGAGTTCCAGGCTTGCAGAGAGAAAACACTCCTGGGATGCTGGCTCCCTTCCTGCAGAACTGCTCTACTCCTATCCAGTTAACAG aTGAAGTTGAAGAAATGGAGACTCAGGCTTTCACAAGCTCCTCTTCAGGCACATTTAGAT TAGCACCTGAGGTCCGACCTGTACAAATGTCTCCCGGCTCAAACAGCCAAGCAGAAGACGACTTTATTGTAGCTGAGACACAGTCCTTTATCCTTCACCCTCAAGCTCATCAGATGAGTATGGAGACAACCAACGCATTAGTGCATGACTCGGCTTTGGACAAATCACAGGACAACACCAGCCGTGTACAGTCTTTCCAACTGGGATTGTCTGAAAGCAGCCACCTGCAGTCACATGACAAAGCGTTAGCAATAGAAAGCCCTCAGTCGTTTCCTTCTGTGGAAGTAGGAGTTCATCTGGAGGAGACCCAAGCTTACGCTGCCTTCTCCAATGCTGACAATGTCTCTGTAGATACAACTgatgacgaggaggaggaggaagccaTGACTTCAGGAGTGTTTGATAGAGAGGAGCAGGAAGACATGGCACTGCAGGCCACACAAGCATACATCTCAGCATCCTGTTATGATGCGGGGtgcgaggaagaggaagaagagagaCAAAACTCTGCTTCTACTGATACTCAGCCTATGGATTTTACAGACTCCTCTACTCCCACCATGGCAGAAACCCAGCTCATGGTTCCTTCTTTGGCAGTGAGCTTAAATGTTTCTAGTCATGTTAGATTTGCACAACACTCAGAAGTAAAACATCAGAAGGAAgaagaccaacaacataccttAAGTGAAACTCAGCCCATGCAAACTACAGACACTGAGGACAGCGATGGTGGAGAATTCTCTCCTCCACTAAACGAAAAAGAAAAGTCACCTAAAGATGAGCTGATTATTGCTGCAACGCAGCCTATACAAGCCCATGAAAGTCCGCCCACTGATGTAGGTGAAGATGTAGAAAGTGATGCTGATTCGATACCAAAATCAAATCTAAGTATAGCAGAGCCACTGCCAAGACAAGACGAGGTACAGTCCTCTATGAGTGCTGAGGGCTGCACTGCTGAATCCAAGAATGGACAAAACCAGGAGGAAGACCTTATTCAGGGCTGTCAAAATCAGAAAGCTGAAGAGCAGAAGACAGGACTTGCCCCGAGCATGGATGCTGCTTGTGCTGACACACAGCCAGCAGTTATtgatgaagaagaagacagTCCAGACTTGATCTTAGGCCCactaaaaagaaaagcaaagccACTCCAGATTGAAGACGAGTCACAGTCCCAAACTTCCTCTGAAGTCTGTGCTGGTGAAACTCAGCCTCTGAATCAATGTAAAGTTGAGCAAAGTcatgaagtgaacttgaatcaAGCTTCTCGGAAATCTGAAGATGAGCAAAGTCTGGAAATGGAAAGCGGCAAGGATGATAATGTAGCAAAGCTGAGATCCCAGAGAGAAAAATCTCAAAGAGATACAAGAATAAACAACCGTGATCAGGGGCAGATGAGCAGACcacagagaggaaaaaaagcaaaattggCTCAaagaaatgaggaaaaagtaGCAGCTCAAATGGAGCAACAGAAAGAGaaggaagaagagaagaaacTACACTGTGAACAGGTAAAAGTGAAGAAAAGTAAGGTGTTAGCAAAAGATAAAAACGAAAAGAATGAAAAAGAGCCACAAACTCCAGCTAGAGCTCGAAGAGGTACAATTAGAACAGGTGCTCCATTAATATCCGAGCTGCCAGTTTCGACACAAGATGACGTTCCTGCAAGAAGAACCAGATCTCACTCAAATTCTTCAAACTCTGTTAGCCCAGAGAGGTTTGCATTAAGCAGCATAACAAAGGAGAGTAAAGGAAGAGGTCGAGGTAGGGGGGGGAAGAGGCTCAGTGATACCCCACAGGTCACCCCAGTCAGGACCACCCGTCGAAGGACAATCCCTGCCGCAGAGCCTCAGAGTACTCACGTAAATCCACCAGAAGTCATTTCAAAGCCTAACCTTCAAAGCTCTGTGAGTTCCGCcaacagaggaagaagaggaaggaaAACAGAACTGGTGTCAGACTCTCACAATCAAGTGATCAGTGAGAGTGATACACACTCGACTCCTCCTGAAAGAGTCGGTAGGAGAAGAAAAACAGAGAGATCATCCAGTCAAGCATATACCCAGCGTTCCTCTACCACTAGGGGGCAGCAGCAGCAAGTTACCATAAGTATCTCTGAACCTGCAGCTACAGATGAACAATCCTTAAATCAAGAGGAAGAATTCCCCAAACAAGAAGCACTCTATCTGAAAAGAAATGTCAGAGGGCAAGGTCAAAAACCAGAGAAGAACAATGAGGAGGAAGCTTTGGTTCCCAATGTGAGGAAGGGAAGTGATGAGGGCAAGAGCAAAGGGAAAGGTAAAAAGAAGGACTGGTTTAACACCACTGATAATAATGATGGTGGGACAGAAAAAGCTGCAGAGAGTGAAGGAAAAATTGGAAGTGAATTTAGAAGTCCTGCTGTTCAAGTTAAGACGAGGACCCGGGCATCCAGTGCTCGAGCAAAGAAGGAAGAGAGCAAAAATCCAtcaaaagaggaagaggaagtgggAAATTTGGGCAGAAGAGCAAGAGGTCGGTCATCAGCCGTCCCTAAGATGAAGAAAGAGGTGGAAGAAAAGGAAATATCCAACATCATCGTGACCCAAGATGCAAATATGGAGGCATCAGAG CCTCCCCCGACTCCAACCAGTCATTTATCCAGGAAGCGAAAGGCTTCTGCTGTCTCATCTCCAGCTGCTAAAAGTCCTCGCTCCTCTGCTGCTTCGCCAGCATCAGTCAGCGGTCGCCTAAGAGCTGTGAGCCAGGTTtataag GTGCTGTTCACAGGTGTGGTGGATGAAGCTGGGGAGAAGGTGTTGGCCCGTTTAGGCGGCGTCGTGGCAAACGGCGTGGACGACATGAACTGTTTGGTGACGGACAAAGTGCGCAGAACCGTCAAGTTCCTGTGCGCTGTGGCTAAAGGTGTGCCCGTGGTCACCACCAACTGGCTGGAAAAG AGTGGGAAAGCTGGGAGTTTCCTGGATCCTAATGCTTTCCTAGTGAAGGATCCAGAGCAAGAGAAAAAGTTCAGTTTCTGTCTGAGTGATTCTTTGAAAAATGCCCACCAGCAGCTTCTTCTACAG GGATATGAAATCCATGTGACAAAGTCTGTGAAGCCAGAGCCAGCTCACATGAAGGAAATCATTTCTTCCAGTGGAGCGACGTTTTTATCAAAGATGCCCTCGTCTCAAAAGGTGCTG CCACAGACTTTGGTGATCTCCTGTGAGGACGACTGGCCACTTTGCGCACCGGCTCTGTCCGCGTCACTTCCAGTCGTCACAGCTGAGTTCATTCTCACCGGGATCTTACAGCAGAGTATTGATTTCCAGACGCACAAGCTCTCTGCTCCAATGGCTAACCTGCAACCTGCAGCAGGCAGAGGAAGAAGCAGAAAGAAGACATAA
- the tubb5 gene encoding tubulin beta-5 chain isoform X1: protein MREIVHLQAGQCGNQIGAKFWEVISDEHGIDPTGTYHGDSDLQLDRISVYYNEASGGKYVPRAILVDLEPGTMDSVRSGPFGQIFRPDNFVFGQSGAGNNWAKGHYTEGAELVDSVLDVVRKESESCDCLQGFQLTHSLGGGTGSGMGTLLISKIREEYPDRIMNTFSVVPSPKVSDTVVEPYNATLSVHQLVENTDETYCIDNEALYDICFRTLKLTTPTYGDLNHLVSATMSGVTTCLRFPGQLNADLRKLAVNMVPFPRLHFFMPGFAPLTSRGSQQYRALTVPELTQQVFDAKNMMAACDPRHGRYLTVAAVFRGRMSMKEVDEQMLNVQNKNSSYFVEWIPNNVKTAVCDIPPRGLKMAVTFIGNSTAIQELFKRISEQFTAMFRRKAFLHWYTGEGMDEMEFTEAESNMNDLVSEYQQYQDATAEEEGEFEEEAEEDA from the exons TTCTGGGAAGTGATCAGCGATGAGCATGGCATCGATCCCACTGGGACTTATCACGGAGACAGTGACCTGCAGCTGGACAGGATCAGTGTTTACTACAACGAGGCATCAG GAGGCAAATATGTGCCCCGTGCCATTCTGGTGGACTTGGAGCCTGGCACCATGGACTCTGTGAGGTCTGGACCCTTCGGCCAGATCTTTAGACCTGACAACTTTGTGTTCG GTCAGAGCGGTGCTGGAAACAACTGGGCCAAGGGTCACTACACAGAGGGAGCAGAGCTAGTGGACTCTGTCCTTGATGTGGTCCGTAAAGAGTCAGAGAGCTGCGATTGCCTCCAAGGCTTCCAGCTCACACACTCTCTTGGGGGGGGTACGGGGTCTGGCATGGGAACCCTGCTCATCAGCAAGATCCGGGAGGAGTACCCTGACCGTATCATGAACACCTTCAGCGTGGTGCCTTCCCCCAAG GTGTCAGATACCGTGGTTGAGCCTTACAATGCCACATTGTCAGTTCATCAGCTAGTAGAGAACACAGATGAAACATACTGCATTGACAACGAGGCTCTGTACGACATTTGTTTCCGCACACTCAAACTAACCACACCTACATACGGAGACCTGAACCACTTGGTGTCCGCTACCATGAGCGGAGTTACCACCTGCCTGCGCTTCCCTGGCCAGCTCAACGCCGATCTTCGCAAGCTGGCCGTCAACATGGTGCCTTTCCCCCGTCTGCACTTCTTCATGCCCGGCTTCGCTCCGTTGACCAGCAGAGGTAGCCAACAGTACCGTGCCCTCACCGTTCCAGAGCTCACCCAGCAGGTGTTCGACGCCAAAAATATGATGGCTGCCTGCGACCCCCGACACGGGCGTTATCTGACGGTTGCCGCCGTGTTCCGTGGCCGCATGTCCATGAAGGAGGTCGATGAGCAGATGCTCAACGTGCAGAACAAGAACAGCAGTTACTTCGTCGAATGGATCCCCAACAATGTCAAGACCGCCGTTTGTGATATTCCACCCCGTGGCCTCAAGATGGCCGTCACATTCATTGGCAACAGCACAGCCATCCAGGAGCTGTTCAAGCGCATCTCCGAGCAGTTCACCGCCATGTTCCGCCGTAAGGCTTTCTTGCATTGGTACACAGGAGAAGGTATGGATGAGATGGAGTTCACAGAGGCAGAGAGCAACATGAATGACCTTGTGTCTGAGTACCAGCAGTACCAGGATGCCACAGCAGAAGAAGAGGGGGAATTTGAGGAGGAGGCTGAAGAAGATGCCTAG
- the tubb5 gene encoding tubulin beta-5 chain isoform X2: MREIVHLQAGQCGNQIGAKFWEVISDEHGIDPTGTYHGDSDLQLDRISVYYNEASGKYVPRAILVDLEPGTMDSVRSGPFGQIFRPDNFVFGQSGAGNNWAKGHYTEGAELVDSVLDVVRKESESCDCLQGFQLTHSLGGGTGSGMGTLLISKIREEYPDRIMNTFSVVPSPKVSDTVVEPYNATLSVHQLVENTDETYCIDNEALYDICFRTLKLTTPTYGDLNHLVSATMSGVTTCLRFPGQLNADLRKLAVNMVPFPRLHFFMPGFAPLTSRGSQQYRALTVPELTQQVFDAKNMMAACDPRHGRYLTVAAVFRGRMSMKEVDEQMLNVQNKNSSYFVEWIPNNVKTAVCDIPPRGLKMAVTFIGNSTAIQELFKRISEQFTAMFRRKAFLHWYTGEGMDEMEFTEAESNMNDLVSEYQQYQDATAEEEGEFEEEAEEDA; encoded by the exons TTCTGGGAAGTGATCAGCGATGAGCATGGCATCGATCCCACTGGGACTTATCACGGAGACAGTGACCTGCAGCTGGACAGGATCAGTGTTTACTACAACGAGGCATCAG GCAAATATGTGCCCCGTGCCATTCTGGTGGACTTGGAGCCTGGCACCATGGACTCTGTGAGGTCTGGACCCTTCGGCCAGATCTTTAGACCTGACAACTTTGTGTTCG GTCAGAGCGGTGCTGGAAACAACTGGGCCAAGGGTCACTACACAGAGGGAGCAGAGCTAGTGGACTCTGTCCTTGATGTGGTCCGTAAAGAGTCAGAGAGCTGCGATTGCCTCCAAGGCTTCCAGCTCACACACTCTCTTGGGGGGGGTACGGGGTCTGGCATGGGAACCCTGCTCATCAGCAAGATCCGGGAGGAGTACCCTGACCGTATCATGAACACCTTCAGCGTGGTGCCTTCCCCCAAG GTGTCAGATACCGTGGTTGAGCCTTACAATGCCACATTGTCAGTTCATCAGCTAGTAGAGAACACAGATGAAACATACTGCATTGACAACGAGGCTCTGTACGACATTTGTTTCCGCACACTCAAACTAACCACACCTACATACGGAGACCTGAACCACTTGGTGTCCGCTACCATGAGCGGAGTTACCACCTGCCTGCGCTTCCCTGGCCAGCTCAACGCCGATCTTCGCAAGCTGGCCGTCAACATGGTGCCTTTCCCCCGTCTGCACTTCTTCATGCCCGGCTTCGCTCCGTTGACCAGCAGAGGTAGCCAACAGTACCGTGCCCTCACCGTTCCAGAGCTCACCCAGCAGGTGTTCGACGCCAAAAATATGATGGCTGCCTGCGACCCCCGACACGGGCGTTATCTGACGGTTGCCGCCGTGTTCCGTGGCCGCATGTCCATGAAGGAGGTCGATGAGCAGATGCTCAACGTGCAGAACAAGAACAGCAGTTACTTCGTCGAATGGATCCCCAACAATGTCAAGACCGCCGTTTGTGATATTCCACCCCGTGGCCTCAAGATGGCCGTCACATTCATTGGCAACAGCACAGCCATCCAGGAGCTGTTCAAGCGCATCTCCGAGCAGTTCACCGCCATGTTCCGCCGTAAGGCTTTCTTGCATTGGTACACAGGAGAAGGTATGGATGAGATGGAGTTCACAGAGGCAGAGAGCAACATGAATGACCTTGTGTCTGAGTACCAGCAGTACCAGGATGCCACAGCAGAAGAAGAGGGGGAATTTGAGGAGGAGGCTGAAGAAGATGCCTAG